A part of Miscanthus floridulus cultivar M001 chromosome 6, ASM1932011v1, whole genome shotgun sequence genomic DNA contains:
- the LOC136456135 gene encoding uncharacterized protein yields the protein MSIPGNRHLPASASLPDHSSASDSDAEPESDYRPIAGAVSDSESDPDPDFDAAVPHHRLDEAGNGISALDLASDEDEAAEDAEAEDEDGDLRPAEAAARAFSEDERRRRTQLPAGAAARIVDAMRGVEFPGAPPAWAGSVPEDQWLDRLRSLRAGPN from the coding sequence ATGTCCATCCCCGGCAACAGGCACCTTCCCGCCTCCGCTTCCCTCCCCGACCACtcctccgcctctgactccgaCGCCGAGCCGGAATCCGACTACCGCCCAATCGCCGGCGCCGTTTCCGACTCCGAATCCGACCCTGACCCCGACTTCGACGCCGCCGTGCCCCACCACCGCCTCGACGAGGCAGGAAACGGCATCTCCGCGCTGGATCTCGCGTCCGACGAGGACGAAGCGGCGGAAGACGCGGAAGCGGAGGATGAGGACGGGGACCTGCGGcccgcggaggcggcggcgcgggcctTCTCGGAggacgagcgccgccgccgcactCAGCTGCCCGCGGGCGCTGCCGCGCGGATCGTGGACGCGATGCGCGGCGTCGAGTTCCCCGGCGCGCCGCCGGCGTGGGCGGGCAGCGTCCCCGAGGACCAGTGGCTCGACCGCCTCCGGT